From a region of the Desulfovibrio oxyclinae DSM 11498 genome:
- the ribD gene encoding bifunctional diaminohydroxyphosphoribosylaminopyrimidine deaminase/5-amino-6-(5-phosphoribosylamino)uracil reductase RibD, giving the protein MSCCPANTAREGFMARAVELARKGRGPAAPNPCVGAVLVHGERIVAEGWHTRAGEPHAERECLADAREKGVFDRHPASECTMYVTLEPCNHHGRTPPCTEAIIEAGLGEVVIGFRDPNPLAAGGMERLAENGITVSHGVLEDECRDLVADFLLWQKADRTYNILKLAATLDGRIAAADGTPEAVSCPASFDCVQDIRSFVGAVVVGGETFRNDDPSLTCRCAGLPEEFEQPLAVVVTSSLPAPDAERKLLRFRPHQTVIWTGQAQAASDVAAALREKGVRVIGLPADDTGLLLEEGFRWLRKECGCYYSMVEGGGRLAMTLVLQGLADEMDYFLAPRVLGDMTARSAFSGRIGMRMADAVDFRIARIRHVGRDLRLTLLPDRD; this is encoded by the coding sequence ATGAGCTGCTGTCCGGCGAATACTGCTAGGGAAGGCTTCATGGCCCGCGCGGTGGAGCTGGCCCGCAAGGGCCGGGGACCTGCCGCGCCGAATCCCTGTGTGGGCGCGGTGCTCGTGCACGGCGAACGCATCGTGGCCGAAGGCTGGCACACCCGCGCCGGCGAGCCGCACGCGGAGCGCGAATGTCTGGCCGATGCCCGTGAAAAGGGCGTCTTCGACCGCCATCCCGCTTCCGAGTGCACCATGTACGTGACGCTGGAGCCGTGCAATCATCACGGCCGCACGCCGCCGTGCACCGAGGCGATCATCGAGGCCGGACTCGGCGAAGTGGTTATCGGTTTTCGGGATCCCAACCCTCTCGCCGCAGGGGGCATGGAGCGGCTGGCGGAAAACGGCATCACCGTGAGTCACGGCGTTCTGGAAGATGAGTGCCGCGACTTGGTAGCGGACTTTCTGCTCTGGCAGAAAGCGGACCGCACCTACAACATCCTCAAGCTCGCGGCCACGCTCGACGGCCGCATCGCCGCGGCCGACGGCACGCCCGAGGCCGTGTCCTGTCCCGCGTCCTTCGACTGCGTTCAGGACATCCGCTCCTTCGTGGGCGCGGTGGTGGTGGGCGGCGAAACCTTCCGCAACGATGATCCGTCCCTGACCTGCCGCTGCGCCGGTCTGCCGGAGGAATTCGAGCAGCCCCTTGCCGTGGTCGTCACCTCCAGCCTCCCCGCTCCCGACGCGGAGCGCAAGCTGCTGCGCTTCCGTCCGCACCAGACCGTCATCTGGACCGGACAGGCCCAGGCCGCTTCCGATGTGGCCGCTGCGCTCCGGGAAAAGGGCGTCCGGGTCATCGGTCTGCCCGCTGACGACACCGGCCTGCTGCTGGAAGAAGGCTTCCGCTGGCTCAGAAAGGAATGCGGCTGCTACTATTCCATGGTGGAAGGCGGCGGAAGACTTGCCATGACGCTGGTCCTGCAAGGGCTGGCCGATGAGATGGACTATTTCCTCGCCCCCCGCGTCCTCGGCGACATGACTGCGCGGTCCGCCTTTTCCGGCAGGATCGGGATGCGCATGGCCGACGCCGTGGATTTCCGCATCGCCCGCATCCGGCACGTTGGACGCGATCTGCGGCTGACGCTTCTGCCGGACCGGGACTGA
- a CDS encoding substrate-binding periplasmic protein, translating into MIAIIISPVRASELPQASGPAGLEYYSENLPPYNYLDAGVVQGRSMDLLRRAWKRLGVPEGRVNILPWARAMDSAMTDPRGVLFSTARLPSREDMFKWACPFPSEPLVMVGRRDSIPASELCLDGYPVRVGVVRGGAAYEIVKNQCGDKLIPEVANSAEHNMRKLLEKRLDYIVVTERYLMSAKGRHAADELVTIRQLGEISMCMAFNKAVPDQVVESFRRAFDDISRN; encoded by the coding sequence TTGATAGCAATAATCATTTCTCCTGTGCGGGCTTCGGAACTGCCTCAGGCGTCCGGCCCGGCTGGTCTCGAATATTACTCCGAGAATCTGCCTCCTTACAATTATTTGGATGCCGGTGTCGTGCAGGGACGCTCCATGGACCTGCTGCGGCGGGCGTGGAAACGTCTGGGAGTGCCTGAAGGGAGGGTTAACATCCTGCCCTGGGCACGCGCCATGGATTCGGCAATGACCGATCCGCGCGGCGTGCTCTTCAGTACGGCCCGCCTCCCTTCGCGAGAGGATATGTTCAAGTGGGCCTGCCCGTTTCCGAGCGAGCCGCTGGTGATGGTGGGGCGGCGTGACTCCATCCCGGCATCCGAGCTGTGCCTTGACGGCTACCCCGTGCGCGTTGGCGTGGTGCGAGGCGGTGCGGCCTATGAGATCGTGAAAAACCAGTGCGGCGACAAGCTGATTCCCGAGGTTGCCAACTCCGCCGAGCATAACATGCGAAAACTCCTTGAAAAGCGGCTGGACTATATCGTGGTCACGGAGCGCTATCTGATGAGCGCGAAAGGCCGTCATGCCGCCGATGAGCTTGTCACCATCCGTCAGCTTGGAGAAATCAGCATGTGCATGGCCTTCAACAAGGCTGTTCCGGATCAGGTGGTGGAGAGCTTCCGCCGCGCCTTCGACGAC